TGACAGTGTCCACTACTAAGTGAGCACATCCCATTCTGAGTCCTGCAGCTCCTTCATTTAGTTGAAAAGTCTTCTCAATGCTGCATTCTAGGGACGGGAGGCTGTGAGAGATCCTGCATCTGCCCTTACAGAGCCAATTCTTGGGCTCTGGGTATGGCAGACCCCTTTTCCTCTCTACCTCTGCAGGGCCCTACTATCGATCAATATTTCAACAACAATCATTCTCTCTGACTACAGGAGAGTGGGACGGAGCCTCTCCAACATGTATTTGGGGGCCACTGGCAGATGGGGCTGTCACTGACCTTATCTCTCCACTCTCAGGCTTTCAGTTCATAAAGACCAACCAGCACACTGCAAGGACCATGAGGCCACTGTGTATGACCTACTGGTGGCTTGGACTGCTGGCCACTGTCGGAGCTGCTACAGGCCCAGAGGCTGATGTTGAGGGCACAGAGGATGGTTCGCAGAGAGAGTACATTTACCTCAACAGGTACAAGCGGGCAGGTGAGTCCCCCGACAAGTGCACCTACACTTTCATTGTGCCCCAGCAGCGGGTCACAGGTGCCATTTGTGTCAACTCCAAGGAGCCCGAGGTGCACCTGGAGAACCGTGTGCAcaagcaggagctggagctgcTCAACAATGAGCTGCTTAAGCAGAAGCGGCAGATCGAGACGCTGCAGCAGCTGGTAGAGGTGGACGGCGGTATCGTGAGCGAGGTGAAGCTGCTGCGCAAGGAGAGTCGCAACATGAACTCCAGAGTCACGCAGCTGTACATGCAACTTCTACATGAGATCATTCGCAAGCGAGACAATGCACTGGAGCTCTCCCAGCTGGAGAACAGGATTCTGAACCAGACAGCTGACATGCTGCAGCTGGCTAGCAAGTACAAGGACCTGGAGCACAAGTTCCAGCACCTGGCTATATTGGCGCACAACCAATCAGAGGTCATTGCTCAGCTGGAAGAGCACTGCCAACGCATACCTGCAGCCAGGCCTGTGCCCCAGCCACCCCCAGCCGCTCCACCTCGGGTCTACCAACCACCCACCTACAACCGAATCATCAACCAGATTTCCACCAATGAGATCCAGAGTGACCAGAATCTGAAGGTGCTGCCGCCCTCCCTGCCCACCATGCCTGCCCTGACCAGTCTCCCATCTTCCACTGATAAGCCATCAGGTAAGTTCTTTGGGGAGTCCAGCTCCCATGGGGCTCTCAGCCTCTCGGTCTGGGGGGTACATGTGGGCATGTGAGGCCCAAGACAGTTGCATAATCCTCTGGCAATCCCCTGGGATGGGTGCTGGAGCCAGTGGAGTTGGGTTGATGGGAGCAAGGGACAGCATTGCTCCAATAAGGTGGTAGAAGGTAGAACCCAGAAGCTAGAAGCTATGGGTGTCAGCTCTGGTCTCTGAGAGGAGAGAGCCCAGTCCTGGATACTCCGAGGCTCTGCACTGGCCCTGTCTTAGTGGCAAGGTGTATCACCTGTTGTCTCTCATGCCCAAAGCTAACTGTCTGAAAATGTCACATGATAAACGCCAGGCCAGTGGCAAAGTACTATAAAGTTCAAAGTTAATGCTTCGCGGGGACTAGGGCACCAGATGGAAGTTTCCTTTGGTTAGTTGCTGCCTAGTTTTCAATTAGGCTTCCTTACATTCTCAGCATACATGTCGTGGGACTCTCAGGACACTGTTATAGAAGAATGGGGTCCTTAGGAGCACACCCTGGAGTGAAACCAAGATACTGCACCAGGATTTTCATGAGGGTCACTTGACTAGGCCTGCAGCTCCTTAGGGACAGGATGACTAACCTGTTCATGGTCTAAAGATGCTCAGGTGGAGCTGGGCCCCTGCTTCAGACACATGGAAACAGTTACCACTTCTCAGGAGGATGTCATGAAAACACAATGTGCAATGATGTCACCAGGGGGTTGCCAATACTGCCTGTGCCCTCCACTGACTTGGTGAAAACTCTGGTCCCCGGTCTCCAGGCACCCAGTGAGGGGAGGTGGCAGGTGTGTGAAGACTCTGGCAAATGCTCAGTGTAGGGGAGAAAGCCGAGGATTCCTCTCCAGATCCCTCTCCTGGAGCTGGGCTTCTCCTTTATCTAGGCAGGGTTATTTTCCACATGTGCTAAATCTCTGAAAAGTTAACCTAACACTATGCATGGGGTACCAACTTCTTTGTTGACAGGGAGAGATTTTTACTGAAAAGACCCTCTGTACTTATTTCACactatggtggcacacgcctttaatcccagcactcgggaggcaaaggcaggtggatttctgagtgggaggccagcctggtctacaaagtgagttccaggacagccagggctacacagagaaaccctgtctcgaaaaaccataaacaaactaacaaataaataaacaaaccagtaCTGAGCTGAACCTGTGTGTATGAGGGTGACCAGTGGGCCAGTGTGGGCAGGAGGAGTCAGGCACATGACACAGCATCTGCCATAGCACCTTAGAAGAAAGACCTGGATTAGgtgtgggtggagaggaggtgtgcGGAGTTGACCATCCTGGAtcaaaatcttccttcttctattgGCGAGGTCTGGGCAAGAGCCAAGTCACCCTGTCCCTGGGCTCCTCATCTAAGTCTAAGGGTAGGCTTTATTTCAGTCTGTTCTCAGCTGACAGTTCTAGGACATGAAATAAtgcagaatgtgtgtgtggggggggggcactgggcCCACAGTAAACTGAGCCTCCTTTGATCACGGTCTTTGCATCTTAAAACAAGGAGACTGGCGTGAAGGGTCTATCTTCAGTTCTGTGTCCAGTGCCTGATGAGCATGCCATCTGCACCCACACCTGGTTTGCAGCAGAGGTCAAAGGCAGGGTGGAGTGCATTCTGTGTTCTGACAGAATACCCAGAGTGACACTGCCCTTGGGCACCACATGAAGGCTGGTGTCACAGTCACCCAAGCCTCAACTTGGGATCTCTGGTTTCTAACTCAACCATCTCAGGACATTGCCTGAGCTGGAACAAAATGGGATAAACACCTGGATCTGCCATGCCCAtcatccctcctccttccctattTGCTCTGGAGAAAGCTATTTAAATCAGCTTAtgtgcagctcagttggtagtgtctgcccagcacacacaaagcACTGAGGTATGATGCCACGTGTCTGTAATCTTAGAGCTcaggaggcggagacaggaggagcagaagttcaaagtcatccttgagtTTCTCTACATATGAAGatcaaaaacaaatatacaatagttgtttgtttgttctgttttgttttaaactcttCTGAGCCTTAACTTTCTTCATGTGAGGAGACAGGAACAGAGTTACAGCTTCTCAGGAGGATGTCATGAAAACACAATATGCAATGATGGCACCAGGGGGTTGCCAATACTGCCTGTGCCCTCCAATGACTTGGTGAAAACTCTGGTCCCTGGTCTCCAGGAACCCAGTGAGGGGAGGTAGCAGGCGTGTGAAGGTATCTGGAATCTGCCCTGCCTCCAATCATGTCTATTCCTCAAATTCCACAGAGCAGGTCTGACAAGATTTCTCTGGAAGGACCCAAATTTCTGGAACACTGTGAGAATTTATGAAACCAGCATATCAAAATACCAAGAATACAATGAGCATCGTCTGGCCACTATACAGAACAGTGTATACAGTGTGCTTATGTCCACCAGAAAGGCAGATGAAGGACTGTGGCATCACTAAGGTAGCACGACCACGTCCTACTGGACAGCACGAATGGCTCAGAGATGACACTTCTGTCCTGCATCTTGAAGGCTTTCTAGGTTGACCAGGTGAACCTGGGAGGAGGGACACCACGTTACTAGTTGGTCCCTGATGGAAATAGGTCTGTAGAAAGCCCGAAGGGCATAGCCCTGCTCCTAGCCTCTCAAATGGCCCTGGTACAGTTGTTTATAACCCAGAACAGGCTGTGGCACCTGTAGTCTGCTATACCCAAGGCAGTCCCCGTGAGTATCCATGCTCACTCACCAAGCATGAGATGATCTGTGTGtactctagtctctctctctgtctctgtctacctCACAAGGGCAGACaaagcagggaggagggtggCAATGGAAAGGTCCTACCTTTCCTGGGTTTGGACTgatctgagaagaaaaagaagacggTCTGCCTTGGTTCAACCAATGGGCAGAGAGTGCTTATCAGCCTTCCTCCAGTTCAGGCAGGTCTGGCCCTGAAAGACAAAACCCCTCTGTGTTCTCCAACAGGAGCCTTGGCTCGATGCCCTCACTCAGTCAGAAACTCCTTTACAATCAAACACCTTGCACTCAGGCTGCCACAGCCTTTGGCTTCCCTCTAGGAAGCTCAGAGCCATCAGTCCTTTGTCCCATTGTTGTGGCTGCTCAGGAATCAGCATGCCCTTCTCCAGAAGGCCAAGACAGCCACAGCCCCTTATCTGAAGCTGGCCTCATGACTTTCTCCCAGGAGAGTCAGACAGTGACAGGCTGGCCCGGGGCCAGGAGGTACCTGCTAACAGCTAAGATGAGGGATGCAGGTAGGTCCTAGCCTAGTTTCTCTGGCATCACTCCTAGGTCCCACCTCACTCAGGGCTGGTCACACAGGGAATATTTGGTTTGGATGGTGCTCTACAGTGCTGCCTGAGCCAGTAGCCCACCCAAGGTCCTCTGCTGTTAGAGGTCCTAACAGGGATGCAGTCCTGCAGCTGTTAGAGGACAGCTTCAGAGGTGGTTCTCTAAGGAGCACAGGAAAGGAAGGGCAGGTAAACTCTGACCTCACCCCAGGCGATTACTGTCACATGCCAGTCTCTGTCACAAGACCCACTGTGgagatggctgagaagcacagtgCTGCCGGCCACCAGGAGTACAGCATGGCTTTCCTAGAAAGATGTATTTAAAAACCAATAGGCAgccaatcccagcacttggaaggcagagacaggcggattctgtaaggccagcctgatgtacagagcgagttccagaacagccagggctacacagagaaaccctgcctcaaaaaaagtaaaacagaaaacaaaaaccaaaaactcaacaacaaaaactacaaca
The DNA window shown above is from Mus pahari chromosome 3, PAHARI_EIJ_v1.1, whole genome shotgun sequence and carries:
- the Angptl2 gene encoding angiopoietin-related protein 2; amino-acid sequence: MRPLCMTYWWLGLLATVGAATGPEADVEGTEDGSQREYIYLNRYKRAGESPDKCTYTFIVPQQRVTGAICVNSKEPEVHLENRVHKQELELLNNELLKQKRQIETLQQLVEVDGGIVSEVKLLRKESRNMNSRVTQLYMQLLHEIIRKRDNALELSQLENRILNQTADMLQLASKYKDLEHKFQHLAILAHNQSEVIAQLEEHCQRIPAARPVPQPPPAAPPRVYQPPTYNRIINQISTNEIQSDQNLKVLPPSLPTMPALTSLPSSTDKPSGPWRDCLQALEDGHSTSSIYLVKPENTNRLMQVWCDQRHDPGGWTVIQRRLDGSVNFFRNWETYKQGFGNIDGEYWLGLENIYWLTNQGNYKLLVTMEDWSGRKVFAEYASFRLEPESEYYKLRLGRYHGNAGDSFTWHNGKQFTTLDRDHDVYTGNCAHYQKGGWWYNACAHSNLNGVWYRGGHYRSRYQDGVYWAEFRGGSYSLKKVVMMIRPNPNTFH